Proteins found in one Arthrobacter pascens genomic segment:
- the prpB gene encoding methylisocitrate lyase, with the protein MLYSTTTPEQKRIRLRELLASGTIQQFPGAFNPLSARLIEEKGFTGVYISGAVLANDLGLPDIGLTTLTEVATRAGQIARMTDLPSIVDADTGFGEPMNVARTVQELENAGLAGLHIEDQFNPKRCGHLDGKNVVDLDTATKRIRAAADARRDPNFLIMARTDIRATDGLEAAQERAKALVEAGADAIFPEAMKDLTEFQAIRNAVDVPILANMTEFGQSALFTVDQLAGVGVNMIIYPVTLLRSAMGAAERTLEAIKANGTQEAQVGTMLTRARLYDLVDYEAYNRFDTGIFNFQIPGK; encoded by the coding sequence ATGCTGTATTCAACCACCACGCCAGAACAGAAGCGGATCCGGTTACGGGAACTGCTGGCGTCCGGAACCATCCAGCAGTTCCCCGGCGCGTTCAACCCACTCTCCGCCCGGCTGATCGAAGAGAAAGGCTTCACCGGGGTCTACATCTCCGGCGCCGTGCTCGCCAACGACCTCGGACTGCCGGACATCGGACTCACCACGCTGACAGAGGTGGCCACCCGGGCCGGGCAGATCGCCCGGATGACCGATCTGCCGTCCATCGTCGACGCCGACACCGGCTTCGGTGAGCCGATGAACGTGGCCCGCACGGTCCAGGAACTTGAAAACGCCGGCCTGGCCGGCCTGCACATCGAGGACCAGTTCAACCCGAAACGCTGCGGTCACCTCGACGGCAAGAACGTGGTGGACCTGGACACCGCCACCAAACGCATCCGTGCCGCAGCCGACGCCCGCAGGGATCCCAACTTCCTGATCATGGCCCGCACCGACATCCGCGCCACCGACGGCCTGGAAGCGGCGCAGGAACGCGCCAAGGCCCTCGTGGAGGCCGGAGCTGACGCCATCTTCCCGGAAGCCATGAAGGACCTCACCGAATTCCAGGCCATCCGCAACGCAGTGGACGTGCCGATCCTGGCCAACATGACCGAGTTCGGCCAAAGCGCGCTGTTCACCGTGGACCAACTGGCCGGCGTCGGGGTCAATATGATCATTTATCCGGTGACCCTGCTCCGTAGTGCCATGGGCGCCGCGGAGCGTACGCTGGAAGCGATCAAGGCCAACGGAACCCAGGAGGCACAGGTCGGGACCATGCTGACGCGTGCGCGTTTGTATGACCTCGTGGACTACGAGGCCTACAACCGCTTTGACACCGGGATCTTTAACTTCCAGATACCCGGCAAGTGA
- a CDS encoding MmgE/PrpD family protein, protein MVKEHHVRVYKSDENLAREDQLAHKIAVVAADPVDVTADVTEMVINRIIDNASVAIASLNRAPIVAARAQALSHGPSTGGKGAKVFGISERVSPEWAAWANGVAVRELDYHDTFLAADYSHPGDNIPPILAVAQHLGSNGRDLVRAIATGYEIQVNLVKAICLHKHKIDHVAHLGPSAAAGIGTLLGLDVETIFQSVGQALHTTTATRQSRKGEISTWKAHAPAFAGKMAVEAADRAMRGQTSPVPIYEGEDGVIAWLLDGPEASYSVPLPEAGEAKRAILDTYTKEHSAEYQAQAWIDLARKLNKEHPEATDPATVKSVLIRTSHHTHYVIGSGANDPQKYSPSASRETLDHSIPYIFTVALQDGSWHHVDSYSPERAARPDTVDLWHKVSTEEDPEWTRRYHSLDINEKAFGGSVEITLTDGTVIRDEIAVADAHPLGARPFAREQYVDKFRTLAAGLVADEEIERFLDAAARLPELAAGELDQLNITAASGVIDFAAAPQGLF, encoded by the coding sequence ATGGTCAAGGAACACCACGTCCGTGTTTACAAGAGCGATGAAAACCTGGCCCGGGAGGACCAGTTGGCGCACAAGATCGCCGTGGTGGCGGCAGACCCGGTGGACGTCACCGCTGACGTCACAGAGATGGTGATCAACCGGATCATCGACAACGCCTCGGTGGCAATTGCCTCCCTGAACCGTGCGCCGATCGTCGCTGCCCGGGCGCAGGCACTCAGCCATGGCCCCAGCACCGGGGGGAAGGGCGCCAAGGTTTTTGGCATCAGCGAGCGCGTCTCCCCCGAATGGGCGGCATGGGCCAACGGCGTGGCGGTGCGGGAACTGGATTACCACGACACATTCCTGGCAGCCGACTACTCCCACCCGGGGGACAACATCCCGCCGATTCTTGCCGTTGCCCAGCATCTGGGGTCAAACGGCCGGGATCTGGTCCGGGCCATCGCCACGGGGTATGAGATCCAGGTCAACCTGGTGAAGGCGATCTGCCTGCACAAGCACAAGATCGACCACGTCGCGCACCTCGGACCGTCCGCCGCCGCCGGCATCGGCACGCTGCTGGGCCTCGACGTCGAAACGATCTTCCAATCCGTGGGCCAGGCGCTGCACACGACTACCGCCACGCGGCAGTCCCGCAAGGGTGAGATTTCCACGTGGAAGGCCCATGCCCCGGCGTTCGCGGGCAAGATGGCCGTCGAGGCCGCGGACCGGGCGATGCGCGGCCAGACCTCCCCGGTGCCCATCTACGAGGGCGAAGACGGCGTGATCGCCTGGCTGCTGGACGGGCCAGAGGCGTCCTACAGCGTGCCCCTTCCCGAGGCCGGAGAGGCCAAGCGGGCCATCCTGGACACCTACACCAAGGAACACTCGGCCGAATACCAGGCGCAGGCCTGGATCGACCTGGCCCGGAAGCTGAACAAAGAACACCCGGAGGCCACGGACCCGGCCACGGTGAAGTCCGTGCTGATCAGGACCAGCCACCATACGCACTATGTGATCGGTTCCGGGGCCAACGATCCGCAGAAGTACAGCCCCTCAGCCAGCCGGGAAACCCTGGACCACTCCATCCCCTACATCTTCACCGTCGCACTGCAGGACGGGTCCTGGCACCACGTGGACTCCTACTCCCCCGAACGCGCCGCCCGGCCGGACACCGTAGACCTCTGGCACAAAGTCAGCACCGAGGAAGACCCGGAGTGGACCCGCCGCTACCACTCCCTGGACATCAACGAAAAAGCTTTCGGCGGCTCCGTGGAAATCACCCTCACCGACGGCACCGTCATCAGGGACGAGATCGCCGTGGCGGACGCCCACCCGCTCGGCGCCAGGCCGTTCGCCCGGGAACAGTACGTGGACAAATTCCGGACGCTCGCCGCAGGGCTCGTGGCGGACGAAGAGATTGAGCGGTTCCTCGATGCCGCGGCCCGGCTCCCGGAACTGGCGGCCGGAGAACTGGACCAGCTGAACATCACGGCGGCATCCGGTGTCATTGACTTCGCTGCCGCACCGCAGGGGCTGTTCTAA